The genomic DNA ACCCGACCTACGCCCGGGTCACCGACCAGGTGTTCGTCTACACCGCGGACCCACCGGACGGCTACGATTGTGGCGTACTATGATCGACAATGCCGATAGGATTCAGAAAACCACGTTGTTCGACAGATAAGCGCAGAATAACAGAGATTACGCGATTGCAGGCCCGTTCCGCATCTCGTTCGTCACCCGCTACTCGCCGCTCAGGTCGGCCTCCAGCACGAAGTCCGGTTCGTCGCTGAACCCGACCCGCGCCGCCGCCACGTCCGAGACGTGCCGGACCGTCTCCGGAATCAGCACCCGCGTCCGGTCGACGCCGAGTTCCGCCGCGTCCCGCGAGACCGCCGCGAACAGCGCCCGCGCCGCCGCGGCATCGTCCCAGACGCCGACGCCGTACTCGGCGAAACGCTCGGGCCCCTCCTCGGTCTCGTGTTCGCCCGTGCGCACCCGGAACGTCATCCCGCGGACGCCGTCGCCATCGACGATCGCCAGCGCTCGCTCGTCCGCGGCCGCCTCGTGGAGGCGCTCGAGCGTCAACTCCGAGAGCGCCCACGACTCGCCGCTGGCGAGCGCCAGCCCCACGAGGTGGTCCCGGCCCGTCGAGCGGTGCCACGCGGTCCACGCCGTGTCTGGATCTGCGACGACGCGCAACCCGTCCGGTCCCGCGGCGTCGGCGTCCGGGTCCGGCGTCGCCCACCGGAACTCCGTCCGGGGGTCGAAGCCGACCGACCGCGACTGGCCGAGGCCCGCGGCGTTCCACGAGAAGACCATGTTCCGGCAGACCGTCGCCCCCTGCTCGCGGGCCCAGTCGAAGACGGCGCTGGTGAGCCGGGGACTCGCCCTCCGGCCGCGGTATGAGGGGTTGACGCGCATCCCCTGGGCCCAGGCCTCGTGGTCGGAGAGCAGGACGCCCTGGCAGATACCCGCGATGTCGTCGCCGGCGTCGAGGACGAACGTCCGCTGGGTCGGGCCGTCGGTCGCGACCCACTCCTCGAAGACGCGAGGGATGTAGTCGTCGCCGCGCTCGGGCCACGTCGACTCGGTGAACGCGACGACGGCCTCGCGGTCGGCGGCCCGGGCCTGGCGGACGGTCAGCTCCTGGTCCGACATCGGGCTACTGCCACGGCGTCGAGCGGTCCTGGATCTCGCCCGCGACGGACCGACGCATCGTCGCCGCCACCGACTCGTCGTCCACGTTCGCCAGCGCCCACATCAGCTTCACCTTCGCCGTCCCGGGGAGGGTGTCCTCGGCCTCGACGACCCCGGCGTCGAGCAGGTCCCGGCCCGTGTCGTAGACGCGGTCGCAGACCCGGCCCTCGATGCACTGGCTGGTCATCACGACCGGCGTCCCGGAGTCGACCATCGACTCGAACGTCGGGATGAGGTCCGTGTGAACGTGCCCGAGGCCGGTCCCCTCGACGACGAGGCCCGCCGCATCGGAGAGCCGCTCGATGCGCGAGGGGTCCATCCCGGGCGTGAACTTCACGAGTTCGACGTCCGTCTCCAGGTCCGGGCGGATGTCGAGGTCGACGCCGTCGCGCTCGGCGTACTCTCGGCGGAAGGTCACGTCCTCCGTGTCGTAGTCGACGGAGCCGAGCGGCTGGGCGCCGACCGTCTCGAAGGCGTCCCGGCGGGAGGTGTGGTTCTTCCGGACGCGGGTGCCCCGATGGAGCGCACAGCGGTCGTCGGACTCGGTGGCGTGCATACACACGAGCACCTCCGCG from Haloglomus litoreum includes the following:
- a CDS encoding GNAT family N-acetyltransferase encodes the protein MSDQELTVRQARAADREAVVAFTESTWPERGDDYIPRVFEEWVATDGPTQRTFVLDAGDDIAGICQGVLLSDHEAWAQGMRVNPSYRGRRASPRLTSAVFDWAREQGATVCRNMVFSWNAAGLGQSRSVGFDPRTEFRWATPDPDADAAGPDGLRVVADPDTAWTAWHRSTGRDHLVGLALASGESWALSELTLERLHEAAADERALAIVDGDGVRGMTFRVRTGEHETEEGPERFAEYGVGVWDDAAAARALFAAVSRDAAELGVDRTRVLIPETVRHVSDVAAARVGFSDEPDFVLEADLSGE